From the genome of Prevotella herbatica, one region includes:
- a CDS encoding threonine/serine exporter family protein, with product MFFLEIFQDAFFGALAGIGFASISNPPKQAYKYCALIAGMGHATRFILMNSSLHWGIINASFIAALVIGCLAVLLSSYAKCPPETFSFPSLLPMIPGIYAYHTIEGLVFCLSAQKEELFNHYLYLCASNGFTCSFDILGMVLGVTVPIFIFKKFSFRVTRYNN from the coding sequence ATGTTTTTCTTAGAAATTTTTCAGGATGCATTCTTTGGCGCTCTTGCAGGAATAGGATTTGCTAGTATAAGTAATCCTCCAAAACAGGCATATAAATACTGTGCTTTGATTGCTGGTATGGGACATGCAACACGATTTATACTAATGAATAGTAGTCTTCATTGGGGGATAATTAATGCAAGTTTTATAGCTGCTCTTGTTATAGGTTGTTTGGCTGTATTGCTGTCAAGTTATGCTAAATGTCCACCAGAGACTTTTTCTTTTCCGTCTCTTCTTCCAATGATTCCTGGAATATATGCTTATCATACTATAGAAGGATTAGTTTTCTGTTTGTCAGCTCAAAAAGAAGAATTATTCAATCATTATTTGTATCTTTGTGCATCGAATGGATTTACTTGTTCATTTGATATCTTGGGTATGGTATTGGGAGTCACAGTTCCGATTTTCATATTTAAGAAGTTTTCATTCAGAGTTACACGATACAATAATTGA
- a CDS encoding threonine/serine exporter family protein, whose protein sequence is MTCSNNTPVDVRDAYVFLAEYAAWLLGCGATCIRITKNVTRIAEAWNLKTEITIMPSSVHLSVFDNDTKQSFIYLKRKPKTGISFYKNTRLSELSWAITDAKVSFEEARERFDKIIAAPYTNKWLVLVLTSLANMSFCRLFGGDPIAMLIVFVATFAGFRLKQMMLEDGFDDRVVFLVCSFFSAVIGSAGYVFHIGTTPELAVGTSVLYLVPGIPYINSLSDMLDGHYLVSFSRFMGAAMLTFCLSCGLAAGMLLMNLKIF, encoded by the coding sequence ATGACGTGCTCTAATAACACCCCTGTTGATGTACGTGATGCTTATGTGTTCCTTGCAGAATATGCAGCATGGTTGTTAGGATGTGGCGCAACATGTATTAGGATAACCAAGAATGTTACACGAATAGCTGAGGCCTGGAATCTCAAAACAGAGATTACAATCATGCCTAGTTCTGTGCATCTGAGTGTTTTTGATAATGATACAAAGCAATCGTTTATTTATTTGAAGCGAAAGCCAAAGACGGGTATTAGCTTCTATAAAAACACACGACTTAGCGAGCTAAGTTGGGCGATAACTGACGCAAAGGTAAGCTTTGAAGAAGCACGTGAACGCTTTGATAAAATTATAGCTGCACCGTATACAAATAAATGGCTTGTGCTGGTACTCACTTCTCTAGCCAATATGTCTTTTTGCCGTTTATTTGGTGGTGATCCAATAGCTATGCTTATAGTCTTTGTCGCAACATTCGCTGGATTTAGATTGAAGCAAATGATGCTTGAGGATGGCTTTGATGACAGAGTAGTATTCTTAGTCTGTTCTTTTTTCTCAGCAGTTATAGGCTCGGCAGGATATGTATTCCATATTGGAACTACCCCAGAACTGGCCGTTGGAACAAGCGTTTTATATCTTGTACCAGGTATACCATATATCAATTCGTTGAGCGATATGCTTGATGGACATTATCTAGTGTCTTTTAGTAGATTTATGGGAGCTGCAATGCTGACCTTCTGCCTGTCATGTGGACTTGCTGCAGGAATGCTATTGATGAATTTGAAGATATTCTAG
- the greA gene encoding transcription elongation factor GreA, with amino-acid sequence MAYMSQEGYDTLVADLKRLQSVERPKASAAIAEARDKGDLSENSEYDAAKEAQAHLEDKINKIKIAIAEAKIVDTSRLSTDAVQIMSKVEMTNMATKSKMTYSIVSESEANLKLGKISIKTPIAQGLLNHKVGDVVEVKIPRGVIKLRIDKITIE; translated from the coding sequence ATGGCTTACATGTCACAAGAAGGCTACGATACATTAGTAGCAGATCTTAAAAGGCTCCAATCAGTAGAGCGCCCTAAGGCATCAGCCGCAATTGCTGAAGCCCGCGACAAAGGTGATTTAAGTGAAAATTCTGAGTATGATGCCGCTAAAGAGGCACAGGCTCATCTCGAAGATAAAATAAACAAGATAAAGATTGCTATAGCTGAGGCTAAGATTGTTGATACATCTCGCCTCAGCACTGACGCCGTGCAGATTATGTCTAAGGTAGAGATGACTAACATGGCAACGAAATCAAAGATGACCTACTCTATCGTCAGCGAGAGCGAGGCCAACCTCAAGCTAGGCAAAATAAGCATCAAGACACCTATTGCACAAGGACTACTTAATCATAAGGTAGGCGATGTCGTTGAGGTAAAAATTCCACGTGGCGTAATAAAGCTGCGCATTGACAAAATCACGATAGAATAA
- a CDS encoding HIT family protein, with the protein MSTIFSKIAAGEIPSYKCAESDKFYAFLDIDPVTKGHTLVVPRKEVDYIFDMEDTELAEFEVFAKKVAKAIKAAFPCKKVAQVVLGLEVNHAHIHLLPMNSEADVDFKHHVKLTETEFEKTADKIYKEFQKL; encoded by the coding sequence ATGAGCACTATATTTTCAAAGATTGCAGCAGGAGAAATTCCAAGCTATAAATGCGCAGAAAGTGATAAGTTCTACGCTTTTCTTGATATCGACCCAGTAACAAAGGGACACACTTTAGTTGTTCCACGCAAGGAAGTTGACTATATCTTTGATATGGAAGATACTGAATTGGCTGAATTTGAGGTCTTTGCGAAAAAAGTAGCAAAGGCTATCAAAGCAGCGTTTCCTTGTAAGAAAGTAGCTCAAGTCGTACTTGGTCTTGAAGTGAACCATGCACACATCCATTTGCTGCCAATGAACAGCGAAGCTGATGTTGACTTTAAGCATCACGTAAAACTAACAGAAACTGAGTTTGAGAAAACCGCTGACAAGATTTACAAAGAATTTCAAAAATTGTAA
- a CDS encoding mannose-1-phosphate guanylyltransferase, whose product MNKTPNNNFCVILAGGKGRRLWPCSRESYPKQFIDFFGSGKTQLQQTYERFAKIIPQENIFINTNEAYIDIVKEQLPNVPESRIMAEPIYRNTAPSVAWAAHRILKICPEANLIVSPSDQTVINEDAFKDNVIEGFEFVEKNNCLLTMGVKPTRPEPGYGYVQIGDNTDFDDIYKVKSFIEKPEREFARVFMENGEWYWNTGIFLSNVRYLADSLCKLLPVVLRKLDQDNEDWKMEDENLFVKENFPLYPNLSIDFGVLEKSDNVFLKKCDFGWADLGTWHGIYESMQKSENDNVVINSDVILENSHSNVIKLPKDKLAVINGLDGYIVAEKDNVLLICKKEDSSALVRKYVTEVQMKKGDKFI is encoded by the coding sequence ATGAACAAAACACCAAATAACAATTTTTGCGTGATATTAGCTGGTGGTAAAGGTCGAAGATTATGGCCTTGCAGCCGTGAAAGCTATCCAAAACAGTTTATTGACTTCTTCGGTTCTGGGAAAACTCAATTACAGCAGACTTATGAACGTTTTGCAAAGATTATTCCCCAAGAAAATATTTTTATAAATACTAACGAGGCATATATAGATATAGTCAAGGAACAGTTACCAAATGTTCCTGAAAGCAGAATCATGGCTGAACCTATATATCGTAACACCGCTCCGAGTGTAGCATGGGCTGCACATAGAATATTGAAAATATGTCCGGAGGCAAACTTAATAGTTTCGCCTTCTGATCAAACCGTAATCAATGAGGATGCATTTAAAGATAATGTGATAGAAGGCTTTGAATTTGTAGAAAAAAATAACTGCTTACTCACAATGGGCGTGAAGCCGACTCGCCCAGAACCAGGTTACGGATATGTGCAGATTGGTGATAATACTGATTTCGATGATATATATAAAGTTAAGTCGTTTATAGAAAAACCTGAACGTGAATTCGCCCGTGTATTTATGGAGAACGGTGAATGGTATTGGAACACAGGAATATTTCTCTCTAATGTGAGATATCTTGCAGATAGTCTTTGTAAGTTGTTGCCTGTGGTATTGCGTAAGTTGGATCAGGATAATGAAGACTGGAAAATGGAGGATGAAAATTTGTTCGTCAAGGAGAATTTCCCTTTATATCCTAATCTGTCAATTGACTTCGGAGTATTGGAAAAGTCAGACAATGTGTTTTTAAAAAAATGCGACTTCGGTTGGGCTGATTTAGGAACATGGCACGGGATATATGAGTCTATGCAAAAGAGCGAGAATGATAATGTTGTTATAAATTCTGATGTGATTTTGGAGAATTCCCATAGTAATGTGATTAAACTTCCAAAGGATAAACTTGCTGTTATTAATGGGCTTGATGGTTATATAGTAGCAGAAAAAGATAATGTTCTGTTGATTTGCAAGAAAGAGGATTCTTCAGCCCTTGTAAGAAAATACGTTACTGAGGTGCAAATGAAGAAAGGTGATAAATTTATCTAA
- a CDS encoding TIR domain-containing protein: protein MAHKTFISYKYSEAQDLRDDIIKALGDDAQYYKGETSDSPDLKDTSTSNIKKNLCDMMFDTSVTIVIISPHMKESKWIDWEIEYCLKNITRKERTSHTNGVVGVIMKFNGGYDWFTNHFINCHGAFVINYRNDYLYPIIYKNHFNSDPPQWHCPSCKTYDWLNGSYIEYINEDDFLSNPQKYINNAYDKSENDASGYSITPTR from the coding sequence ATGGCACATAAAACATTTATATCTTACAAATATAGTGAAGCACAAGATTTGCGAGATGATATTATTAAAGCTTTGGGCGATGATGCTCAATATTACAAGGGTGAGACTTCGGATTCCCCTGATTTGAAAGACACTTCAACTAGTAATATTAAAAAAAATCTTTGTGATATGATGTTTGATACATCTGTTACTATAGTCATAATATCTCCTCACATGAAAGAAAGTAAATGGATCGATTGGGAAATAGAGTATTGTCTAAAAAATATAACAAGAAAAGAAAGAACATCTCATACAAATGGTGTTGTTGGAGTTATTATGAAATTTAATGGTGGATATGATTGGTTCACCAATCATTTTATTAATTGTCATGGTGCCTTTGTTATCAATTATAGAAATGATTATTTGTACCCAATTATATATAAAAATCATTTTAATTCAGATCCACCTCAATGGCATTGCCCTAGTTGTAAAACTTATGATTGGCTAAATGGATCTTACATTGAGTATATAAATGAGGACGATTTTCTATCTAATCCCCAAAAATATATTAATAACGCTTATGACAAAAGTGAGAATGATGCATCTGGTTATAGTATTACTCCTACTCGATAA
- a CDS encoding SIR2 family protein — MNKEVFIKNYLAALNNGDAAIFAGAGLSVSSGHVNWKNLLKDIAIELELDIQKESDLVAIAQYYCNTNGGNRTKLNQIIRDEFQNGKTPNKNHDLLAHLPISTYWTTNYDKLIEQTLENNGKICDVKSSCENLTTTLKGRNAVIYKMHGDVDHPENSVLTRDDYESYYHEKTPFINTLSGDLMTKTFLFIGFSFSDPNFSYICSHLRTHLKTNMREHYCFLKNNMEADYENSDDYKYAQKKLSYFINDLERFNIRTVLIADYSEITEILQNIKRRYNNKTVYISGAAAEYNPDGKESYEIFLSKLSSQLIKEGYKIVSGYGLGVGSAIISGALSEIYYKQKKSLNDQLILRPFPQGDDARALWGKYRQDMISYSGISIFLLGNKIEKGSVVSSNGMRSEYEISKDQGNFLIPVGRTGYISKELWAELMKEKKDDCSFDIYRSEFEDLGNESKTLDELIEIIIRLINKIK, encoded by the coding sequence ATGAATAAAGAAGTCTTTATAAAGAACTATCTTGCAGCACTAAATAATGGTGATGCTGCAATTTTTGCAGGGGCAGGTTTGTCTGTCTCAAGTGGGCATGTTAATTGGAAGAACTTATTGAAAGACATAGCAATTGAGTTGGAATTAGATATCCAAAAAGAGTCAGATCTAGTTGCAATTGCTCAATATTATTGTAACACAAATGGAGGTAATCGTACAAAATTAAACCAAATAATCAGGGATGAATTCCAAAATGGGAAAACCCCAAATAAGAATCATGATCTTTTAGCTCACTTGCCAATTTCGACTTATTGGACAACAAATTATGATAAGCTGATAGAACAGACACTTGAAAATAATGGTAAAATTTGTGATGTAAAATCTAGTTGCGAGAATCTTACTACTACATTGAAAGGTAGAAATGCCGTCATTTATAAAATGCATGGTGATGTGGATCACCCTGAGAATTCTGTTTTAACAAGAGATGATTATGAGTCGTATTATCATGAAAAAACTCCATTTATAAATACTTTATCAGGTGATTTAATGACAAAAACATTCCTCTTTATAGGATTTAGTTTTTCGGATCCTAATTTTTCGTATATATGTTCTCATTTGAGGACTCATCTAAAAACAAATATGCGAGAACATTATTGCTTTTTAAAGAATAATATGGAAGCTGATTATGAGAATTCAGATGACTACAAATATGCGCAAAAAAAATTATCTTACTTCATTAATGATCTTGAACGCTTCAATATAAGAACAGTATTGATTGCTGATTATTCCGAAATCACCGAAATATTACAGAATATAAAGAGAAGATATAATAATAAGACTGTGTACATATCTGGCGCTGCTGCTGAATATAATCCAGACGGAAAAGAATCTTATGAAATATTTCTTAGCAAGTTGAGTAGTCAACTAATAAAAGAAGGTTATAAAATCGTTTCTGGCTATGGGTTAGGGGTTGGAAGTGCAATAATTAGTGGTGCTCTTTCTGAAATCTATTATAAACAGAAAAAGTCGCTCAACGATCAACTAATTTTACGTCCTTTTCCTCAAGGCGACGATGCTAGAGCTTTGTGGGGAAAGTATAGACAAGATATGATATCGTATAGTGGAATATCTATTTTTTTATTAGGCAATAAAATAGAGAAAGGTTCTGTCGTTTCTTCTAATGGTATGCGCTCTGAATATGAAATATCAAAGGACCAAGGAAATTTTCTAATTCCAGTAGGTAGAACTGGATATATTTCGAAAGAATTATGGGCAGAATTAATGAAAGAGAAAAAAGATGATTGCTCCTTTGACATCTATCGGTCTGAATTTGAAGATTTAGGTAATGAGTCAAAAACATTGGATGAACTAATTGAAATAATAATTAGGTTAATTAATAAAATAAAATAA
- a CDS encoding TIR domain-containing protein: MKKRQVFYSFHFKNDSWRAGQVRNIGAIEGNAPVSSNDWEEVKRKGEYAIKKWIHDNMNYRSCIIVLIGEETSNRPWCRYEIEKAWKEGKGIVGIYIHGLKNALSQQSLKGENPFRLFYIDITFNYIAQKSSASDSNEINLGKVCKTYDAPFLSSEYVYSYIKQNIEDWVEEAIRIRNQYPK, encoded by the coding sequence ATGAAAAAAAGACAAGTTTTTTACAGCTTTCATTTCAAAAATGACAGTTGGCGCGCTGGACAAGTAAGGAACATTGGTGCGATAGAAGGTAATGCACCAGTATCTTCAAACGATTGGGAAGAAGTAAAGCGGAAAGGAGAGTATGCTATCAAAAAATGGATTCATGATAATATGAATTATCGTTCTTGTATCATTGTGCTTATTGGTGAGGAAACCTCAAATAGACCTTGGTGTAGATATGAAATCGAGAAAGCTTGGAAGGAAGGTAAAGGTATTGTTGGCATTTACATTCATGGGCTTAAAAATGCATTAAGTCAGCAATCGTTAAAAGGGGAAAATCCATTTAGGCTTTTCTATATTGATATAACATTCAACTATATTGCACAAAAATCTTCAGCATCTGACTCTAATGAAATAAACTTAGGCAAAGTTTGTAAAACTTACGATGCTCCTTTTCTCAGTAGTGAATATGTATATTCTTATATTAAGCAAAATATTGAAGATTGGGTTGAAGAAGCTATTAGAATTCGAAATCAGTATCCTAAATAA
- a CDS encoding outer membrane beta-barrel protein, translating into MTSKTKKTVLTIVALLTLMPCMSQEEGQKKWGLQVEFGQTTLQNDDEATHDFYPSDDQGNTFAITADYYLKPRLALIGGVYFEQNGILTDYSGGIGLAKVNQMGLQAGAKFYFFPKKWIFQPHIGASIYTNFVNWDRKGNGDYRLTEGYPDSHLHVDWNVKCSPISIVPRFGFDIRLISTLSLTCGWDLRFPLGGSTKYNAHFTDGPMVGQKTFVKESLRQGVSIGIKMDFPAKAITSKTTNSLLMLLGSWISYKAGRY; encoded by the coding sequence ATGACTAGTAAAACTAAAAAAACAGTGTTGACAATCGTGGCATTGTTGACATTAATGCCATGTATGTCACAGGAAGAAGGACAAAAGAAATGGGGACTGCAAGTGGAATTCGGACAGACGACATTGCAAAATGACGATGAAGCAACACATGACTTTTATCCATCTGACGATCAAGGTAATACTTTCGCTATTACTGCAGACTATTATTTAAAGCCCAGACTTGCCTTGATTGGCGGAGTGTATTTTGAACAAAACGGAATACTTACTGATTATTCAGGCGGAATTGGCCTGGCAAAGGTAAATCAAATGGGGCTTCAAGCTGGAGCTAAATTTTATTTCTTTCCTAAGAAATGGATTTTCCAACCACATATCGGAGCAAGTATATATACTAACTTCGTGAACTGGGACAGAAAAGGCAATGGAGATTATCGACTTACAGAAGGATACCCTGACAGTCATTTACATGTAGACTGGAACGTGAAATGCTCACCAATAAGTATTGTTCCTAGATTTGGATTTGACATTCGTCTTATCAGTACGCTTTCATTGACATGTGGTTGGGATCTACGCTTTCCATTAGGAGGCAGCACTAAATACAACGCTCACTTTACAGACGGGCCGATGGTTGGTCAAAAGACATTCGTGAAAGAATCATTACGCCAAGGTGTTTCTATAGGTATAAAAATGGATTTCCCTGCAAAAGCTATAACAAGTAAAACAACAAATAGCTTGCTTATGCTTCTAGGTAGCTGGATTTCATATAAAGCCGGCAGATATTAA
- the rhaM gene encoding L-rhamnose mutarotase — MKRFAFKMYLKPGCEKEYARRHAAIWPELKQMIKDSGVSNYSIFWDKETNLLFAYQECSKETNSQDTDNVDPITQKWWDMMADIMDTNKDNSPVSIPLEELFHMD, encoded by the coding sequence ATGAAGAGATTTGCATTTAAAATGTACCTTAAACCCGGTTGTGAAAAAGAATATGCACGCAGACATGCTGCTATTTGGCCGGAACTGAAACAAATGATTAAGGATTCTGGTGTGAGCAATTACAGCATTTTCTGGGATAAGGAAACTAATTTATTGTTTGCCTATCAGGAGTGTTCAAAGGAAACCAATAGTCAAGACACTGACAACGTAGACCCTATAACACAGAAGTGGTGGGATATGATGGCGGATATTATGGATACCAACAAGGATAACTCTCCTGTAAGCATACCGCTGGAAGAGTTGTTTCACATGGATTAA
- a CDS encoding rhamnogalacturonidase, giving the protein MLAGNAMADKWPDGSQMDKWFSDTSHVDVAKLGKQYVITDYGVVNDSNVIQTEAIQKVIDLAASNGGGVIVIPHGTFLSGSLFFKPNTHLHVNGVLKGSDRIADFSIVNTRIEGETCRYFAALVNADHVDGFTITGHGTINGNGYNYWREFWIRRDWNRQCTNKDAQRPRLTYISNCKNVTVQDVRLINSPFWTNHVYKSSHVRYLNCYIFAPTTGVKAPSSDAIDIDACTDLIVNGCYMNVNDDAVVLKGGKGTFADKDSTNGPCERILIQNCRYGTVHGCLTLGSESVNDRNIILRNCIADNANRVLWLKMRPDTPQHYEYVTVDNVSGNVGSYIVVRPWSQFFNPQKRDDMPLSECNNITVRNVKATCRNFFDVGTSDKYHLLSFSFVNVNVTDEANEFSKSLIDNTFVKNVVINGKKIK; this is encoded by the coding sequence TTGGCAAACAGTATGTTATTACCGATTACGGAGTTGTTAATGACAGTAATGTTATTCAGACAGAAGCAATACAAAAGGTAATAGATCTAGCAGCCTCTAATGGTGGTGGAGTTATCGTAATACCACATGGTACATTTCTTAGTGGTTCGCTGTTTTTCAAACCAAATACGCATCTTCATGTAAACGGTGTCTTGAAAGGTTCTGACCGCATAGCCGACTTTAGTATCGTTAATACTCGTATTGAAGGCGAGACTTGTAGATATTTTGCAGCGTTGGTAAATGCAGATCATGTTGATGGATTTACAATAACTGGACACGGAACGATAAACGGAAATGGATATAACTATTGGCGTGAATTCTGGATCAGACGTGACTGGAACCGTCAATGTACGAATAAGGATGCACAGCGTCCACGACTCACATATATCTCTAATTGCAAGAATGTTACTGTTCAGGATGTGAGATTGATAAACAGTCCGTTTTGGACAAATCATGTTTACAAGAGCAGTCACGTACGCTACTTAAATTGTTATATATTTGCTCCTACAACAGGGGTGAAAGCTCCAAGTAGCGATGCGATAGATATAGATGCATGCACAGATCTAATTGTAAACGGATGCTATATGAACGTTAATGATGATGCTGTTGTACTGAAAGGTGGAAAGGGTACTTTCGCTGATAAGGACTCTACTAACGGACCTTGTGAGCGTATCTTAATACAGAATTGTCGTTACGGAACGGTTCATGGTTGCCTTACACTTGGTTCTGAGAGTGTGAACGATCGTAATATCATCTTGCGCAACTGCATCGCTGATAATGCAAATCGTGTGTTATGGCTTAAAATGCGTCCCGATACCCCACAGCATTATGAGTATGTAACAGTAGATAACGTGAGTGGAAACGTAGGCAGCTATATTGTTGTTCGTCCTTGGTCTCAATTCTTCAATCCACAGAAGCGTGATGATATGCCGTTGTCTGAATGCAATAACATCACTGTTCGCAACGTAAAAGCAACTTGTCGTAACTTCTTTGATGTTGGTACAAGTGACAAGTATCATCTGTTATCATTTTCTTTTGTAAATGTGAATGTTACAGATGAGGCTAATGAATTTTCAAAAAGCTTAATTGATAATACATTTGTCAAGAATGTAGTTATTAACGGCAAGAAAATAAAATAA